The sequence CTCCAGAAGGTATCGCCCTCGGCGAccacctatatggcctatgccttaagccagTCTTGGGTGTTCCTGTCAGTCACATGCAGGTGTGGGTGACActctttcttcatttattctgATGTGTGCTATAGACACTTTACCACCTATCTGATAGCATgcataaaaaagaagaaacctACTGTATGCATTACATCCTTTTTTCTAAAATTCCTACCTGCACATGTccaaatattatatttgatatTTAAGTATTGTACTCATTACAGATCAATTTACCATAGTGACTCCGTTATACATAGTTTAAGTGTCAAAATGAATTGACAGGCCTTCATCCTCTCATTTAGTACCATATTTACacattaaataatgaataaatcagACTACTTTttttgaaaacagaaaatatccaCACTTCAAATCACAAAGACATAGATAGACATAGACACAGATTATTGTTTGCATAAGCTTTATTTATCGATCATATTTCTGATCGTACCAGCAAGAATAAATATGAAAGCTTACATGCACTTGACTATTCAGAATGACTTATTCAATAAATGCTTTGCTATTATGAGTAAAAGACAGagataaatattattattcttttaaatTAACAGAGAGGCTGGCTTAAAAGCAACACGAGCTCAGTTCTGAGTACAGATGCCTGCCAAACAGGCCTCACAATGAGCAGGCTCATGGGGACTTTTGACATCCAGGCTCACAAAAGGCCGGTGTGGTTTGCCCAGGTCTTCATGGTAGCATTTGATTCTGATCTTCTCCACCAGATTCTCCAGGAGGATGTCGATGTTCTCGGAGGTGATGCTGGGCTTCTCCATCGGAGCGTCGCTGCACATCTTGCAGTTCTGACGGAAGGCCCTCACCTTGACCACGCCGTTCCCGTCCATCAAGCGCATGTGGAAGACCACCATCACCCGGTTGGAAGGCCAGCTTCTTCCACACTTGGTGCATTTGAACCTTGAAAATCACAGAGGACCCAAGTTAAAGAAAGTCtgaactggccctttaaattATACTCTTTCTCTGCTGTTCAGGTGTTGCCAGTCAGCCGGTTCTCATTCCCATCCAGCTTCGGCATTAGGGGCGGGCCATGGGGGTCCAAgcccgtccaaaaaggtcaccgtgccccctcagctgaattctctcctgacaaaaaactaaactgaaataacagctaagctataagtaaaattaagtaattcagtttggtaatggaaggacttaacactgcaatgcaaaataaagcacaaaacagtgatagttttgcatttaggaaacaactaggacatgtacttgggcttgattacattgttttctattggagtgtcctaactggctgcgaGCAACACAACGCTGCACAGCGCGGCATGACGTTTTTActgaacttctatcggataccttgttcctattttttcctgtcactcctattgagaggaacggctgattagtttagataaaatgagccgagaaaaccgggtcagttgtcctggatgtaaatgaaaatattaacttgattactgacactttcagcacaggcattgacgctcgccgttatatgtaataaagttcactagtgaaactttattacgagctacctgtcaaaaaatataacagccacctcagttatggttcaaataaaacacgaacacacagcgcaaagagacaactatggaaactctgggaaatatgaACCGTCAcgacaatatttcagtaagaagcctttattaacttaaattatagttctgaagaaatcagtcagactgttagattaatgtgttgtttaactgcCTGTTTATCTCGGCACCTATGTGTCTGCACATTTGGACCCTGGCATGAGCAAGACGCAGGACgggcctgaggagttatctgttgCCCACAGTACCTCCTCGTTTCAAAACAGAGACCatataaggtggcagctggctggagaagatcactagataacaacctacttgctctctgctatatcgtatgttatttccagtaaatatcacaaataaacgtgtgttttctgataaaaaaaaaagtacgaacgtaggaagataacaaggctttcatccaggagaccgctgttcgtgtcctgtgtgtgaagtttcactttcacgttacaatcagctgttcctttgtgtcccgtgttcacaacgttcagcttaattttcactttacaaacatggTAGTCCaaccatttaatttttttcctaaacctaagtggttttgttgccttaacctaaagacaccaaagggcgtgacaaagcggcagtatgtgacgagtttggatgagaacgggttgaacAAGTCTAAAACCTATAGCCTAAcctatttgtattttaaaaataaaaattaagatatttattttcataaataactttatttattatattataaataaacaattggtccctgatattgttggcttaaaaagtgtttagtcagtttcactacaacgaCAGTTATAAAGGGTGGaaaatttctttctttcattctttatttctttattcattttttacctcaatgcagaaaatgaggaagggcattttttaataaaaacctTAATAAACCAAATGCATCCACTAAAATGTAATTGATATTAACCTAAAGTATACCAAGCTGTATATACACAACACCTACAGTGACTAACACTGGTCCGGCACACTGACCTTGCACATGAGTTCCTGATGTACTTCTGCCAGCCCGGGTTCGGGCTGTTAGGCACAAGACTTTCATCAAACTCCAGACGCCAGGAGTCTCTTTGTTTAAGATCATTTGTTTTCGTCAGGAAGATTTGCGTCCACTCCGGCTGTGCCATCCTGTCAGTGCCAGTGGTGCCCGTGGCTGAAGATGAGACTAAACGATGACAGCTGATTTATACTGTACAAACAGCTGACGTGACCAGTagggaaaatgaaacttaaaagtGGAAACCTGGTTTCCTTAAGTTTCAGGTCTAGAATGGGGAACGACAAGCATGTTT comes from Sebastes fasciatus isolate fSebFas1 chromosome 5, fSebFas1.pri, whole genome shotgun sequence and encodes:
- the LOC141767344 gene encoding receptor-transporting protein 3-like; protein product: MAQPEWTQIFLTKTNDLKQRDSWRLEFDESLVPNSPNPGWQKYIRNSCARFKCTKCGRSWPSNRVMVVFHMRLMDGNGVVKVRAFRQNCKMCSDAPMEKPSITSENIDILLENLVEKIRIKCYHEDLGKPHRPFVSLDVKSPHEPAHCEACLAGICTQN